A window from Oncorhynchus mykiss isolate Arlee chromosome 9, USDA_OmykA_1.1, whole genome shotgun sequence encodes these proteins:
- the LOC110532457 gene encoding cell division control protein 42 homolog isoform X2, with translation MCNSPSDLRPAAIQRLVCRKRTRRRKRHTENTNMQTIKCVVVGDGAVGKTCLLISYTTNKFPSEYVPTVFDNYAVTVMIGGEPYTLGLFDTAGQEDYDRLRPLSYPQTDVFLVCFSSVSPSSFENVKEKWVPEITHHCPKTPFLLVGTQIDLRDDPSTVEKLAKNKQKPISPETAEKLARDLKAVKYVECSALTQRGLKNVFDEAILAALEPPETQRKCCLF, from the exons ATGTGTAATTCTCCCTCCGATCTGAGACCGGCAGCAATACAGCGTCTAGTCTGCCGGAAACGcacaagaagaagaaagag ACATACAGAGAACACAAATATGCAGACGATTAAATGTGTTGTGGTTGGAGATGGAGCGGTGGGAAAAACCTGCCTTTTGATTTCATACACAACCAACAAATTCCCCTCTGAATATGTACCAACA GTGTTTGATAACTATGCAGTAACTGTCATGATTGGAGGTGAACCTTACACCCTAGGATTATTTGATACTGCGG GTCAGGAGGATTATGACAGGTTACGGCCTTTGAGCTATCCCCAGACTGATGTTTTCCTAGTTTGTTTCTCTAGTGTTTCACCCTCTTCATTTGAGAATGTTAAAGAAAAG TGGGTACCTGAAATCACTCACCACTGTCCGAAGACACCATTCCTGCTGGTTGGAACTCAGATTGACCTGAGAGATGACCCTTCCACAGTAGAGAAGCTGGCCAAGAACAAACAGAAGCCCATCAGCCCTGAGACAGCTGAGAAGCTCGCCCGTGACCTGAAAGCAGTCAAATACGTTGAGTGCTCTGCCCTAACACAG cGAGGTCTGAAGAATGTATTTGATGAAGCTATCCTAGCAGCTCTAGAACCCCCTGAAACCCAGAGAAAGTGCTGTCTGTTTTGA
- the LOC110532457 gene encoding cell division control protein 42 homolog isoform X3 — MQTIKCVVVGDGAVGKTCLLISYTTNKFPSEYVPTVFDNYAVTVMIGGEPYTLGLFDTAGQEDYDRLRPLSYPQTDVFLVCFSSVSPSSFENVKEKWVPEITHHCPKTPFLLVGTQIDLRDDPSTVEKLAKNKQKPISPETAEKLARDLKAVKYVECSALTQKGLKNVFDEAILAALEPPEPKKRRKCVLL; from the exons ATGCAGACGATTAAATGTGTTGTGGTTGGAGATGGAGCGGTGGGAAAAACCTGCCTTTTGATTTCATACACAACCAACAAATTCCCCTCTGAATATGTACCAACA GTGTTTGATAACTATGCAGTAACTGTCATGATTGGAGGTGAACCTTACACCCTAGGATTATTTGATACTGCGG GTCAGGAGGATTATGACAGGTTACGGCCTTTGAGCTATCCCCAGACTGATGTTTTCCTAGTTTGTTTCTCTAGTGTTTCACCCTCTTCATTTGAGAATGTTAAAGAAAAG TGGGTACCTGAAATCACTCACCACTGTCCGAAGACACCATTCCTGCTGGTTGGAACTCAGATTGACCTGAGAGATGACCCTTCCACAGTAGAGAAGCTGGCCAAGAACAAACAGAAGCCCATCAGCCCTGAGACAGCTGAGAAGCTCGCCCGTGACCTGAAAGCAGTCAAATACGTTGAGTGCTCTGCCCTAACACAG AAAGGACTAAAGAATGTGTTTGATGAGGCAATACTGGCTGCCCTGGAGCCTCCGGAACCCAAGAAGAGGCGCAAATGTGTGCTGCTCTGA
- the LOC110532457 gene encoding cell division control protein 42 homolog isoform X1, whose amino-acid sequence MCNSPSDLRPAAIQRLVCRKRTRRRKRHTENTNMQTIKCVVVGDGAVGKTCLLISYTTNKFPSEYVPTVFDNYAVTVMIGGEPYTLGLFDTAGQEDYDRLRPLSYPQTDVFLVCFSSVSPSSFENVKEKWVPEITHHCPKTPFLLVGTQIDLRDDPSTVEKLAKNKQKPISPETAEKLARDLKAVKYVECSALTQKGLKNVFDEAILAALEPPEPKKRRKCVLL is encoded by the exons ATGTGTAATTCTCCCTCCGATCTGAGACCGGCAGCAATACAGCGTCTAGTCTGCCGGAAACGcacaagaagaagaaagag ACATACAGAGAACACAAATATGCAGACGATTAAATGTGTTGTGGTTGGAGATGGAGCGGTGGGAAAAACCTGCCTTTTGATTTCATACACAACCAACAAATTCCCCTCTGAATATGTACCAACA GTGTTTGATAACTATGCAGTAACTGTCATGATTGGAGGTGAACCTTACACCCTAGGATTATTTGATACTGCGG GTCAGGAGGATTATGACAGGTTACGGCCTTTGAGCTATCCCCAGACTGATGTTTTCCTAGTTTGTTTCTCTAGTGTTTCACCCTCTTCATTTGAGAATGTTAAAGAAAAG TGGGTACCTGAAATCACTCACCACTGTCCGAAGACACCATTCCTGCTGGTTGGAACTCAGATTGACCTGAGAGATGACCCTTCCACAGTAGAGAAGCTGGCCAAGAACAAACAGAAGCCCATCAGCCCTGAGACAGCTGAGAAGCTCGCCCGTGACCTGAAAGCAGTCAAATACGTTGAGTGCTCTGCCCTAACACAG AAAGGACTAAAGAATGTGTTTGATGAGGCAATACTGGCTGCCCTGGAGCCTCCGGAACCCAAGAAGAGGCGCAAATGTGTGCTGCTCTGA